In the Sarcophilus harrisii chromosome 3, mSarHar1.11, whole genome shotgun sequence genome, one interval contains:
- the APOA5 gene encoding apolipoprotein A-V, producing MAVITTVLALVLALNSVSTTAKEHKGFWEYFSQRGWEKGPTEQREQPKPSKEFLNPKASPGPDLSDMNTLLEKMGPLAGEGRPPLLFVDSAELQHQLHKELEEVRRGLAPYTQEVHQHVGWNLEGLRRQLKPYTLELVERLALGVQELQEQLKLLGEDTKNQLLGGMNEARGLLQEFQDQVAHHTGRVKALFHPYAERLVSEIGQHVQELHRNVAPHAATSPARLSGYIQALSKKLTLKAQALHTHIQTNLDQLRDELSAFAGASVGEAADRFGPEAGLSSEELTKEVQQRLEAFRLDTLQEIADFSRTIDRETEELQQQLAPPPPAHSASPPELLGDNGDRKILGELKSRLNALWEDIHYNLQGQGHGLFELPEDLP from the exons ATGGCAGTGATAACAACAGTCTTGGCCTTGGTTCTGGCCCTCAACTCAG TGTCGACAACAGCTAAGGAGCACAAAGGCTTTTGGGAATACTTCAGCCAGAGAGGCTGGGAGAAGGGCCCGACAGAGCAGAGGGAGCAGCCGAAGCCCAGCAAGGAGTTCCT GAATCCAAAAGCCAGCCCGGGACCGGACCTCAGTGACATGAACACTCTCTTGGAGAAAATGGGGCCCTTGGCTGGGGAAGGAAGGCCTCCCTTGCTGTTTGTGGATTCAGCAGAGCTGCAGCACCAGCTCCACAAGGAGCTGGAGGAGGTGAGGAGGGGGCTGGCCCCCTACACGCAGGAGGTCCATCAGCACGTGGGCTGGAACCTGGAGGGGCTGAGGAGGCAGCTCAAGCCCTACACCCTGGAGCTGGTGGAGCGGCTGGCCCTGGGGGTCCAGGAGCTGCAGGAGCAGCTGAAGCTGCTTGGGGAGGACACCAAGAACCAGCTGCTGGGAGGGATGAACGAGGCCCGGGGCCTGCTCCAGGAATTTCAGGACCAAGTAGCCCACCACACAGGGAGGGTCAAAGCGCTGTTCCACCCCTATGCCGAGAGGCTGGTATCAGAAATCGGGCAGCACGTTCAGGAGCTGCACCGCAACGTGGCCCCCCATGCCGCCACCAGCCCGGCCCGCCTCAGCGGCTACATCCAGGCTCTGTCCAAAAAGCTGACCCTCAAAGCCCAGGCCCTACACACTCACATCCAGACCAACCTGGACCAGCTGCGGGACGAGCTCAGTGCCTTTGCTGGAGCCAGCGTGGGCGAGGCTGCGGACCGCTTCGGGCCGGAGGCCGGGCTGTCTTCGGAGGAGCTGACCAAGGAGGTCCAGCAGCGGCTGGAGGCTTTTCGCCTCGACACCCTTCAGGAGATTGCCGATTTCTCTAGGACCATTGACCGTGAAACAGAGGAACTGCAACAGCAGCtggctccccctccccctgcccacaGTGCCTCCCCTCCAGAGCTTCTGGGGGACAATGGGGATAGGAAGATCCTAGGAGAGTTAAAATCCCGCCTCAATGCCCTTTGGGAAGACATTCATTATAATCTCCAAGGACAGGGCCATGGCCTGTTTGAGCTCCCTGAAGACCTTCCTTAG